A stretch of the Clavibacter sp. B3I6 genome encodes the following:
- a CDS encoding AI-2E family transporter → MKIQNPYRLGLLAGLGVLTALVIGGALVSLGTVLTYVGTAIFLALGIDPLVTFLERKGVPRPLAILVIFLVLLGSLAGILLAVIPVVVNQASALVTQIVQYAQSVSGDQFIENLQSFVPREVFDVQSGADQLIEYLSNASNVATITGNVLTVAFTIGNALFGMVVIVILTMYFTASLNSFKSGLYKLVPATRRARFADIAEQITQSVGRYVTGQVGLALVNGVLSFIYLSIVGASLPAVWAFIAFLFSLLPLVGTITGSALIVLGQIVLLPESVNTWIAVAVYYLVYMQIEAYVLSPNIMNRAVKVPGVVVVIAALTGGTLLGVLGALIAVPVAAAVLLIIRQVAIPLQNER, encoded by the coding sequence GTGAAGATCCAGAACCCCTACCGCCTCGGCCTCCTCGCCGGCCTCGGCGTGCTCACCGCGCTGGTCATCGGCGGCGCGCTGGTCTCGCTCGGCACGGTGCTCACCTACGTCGGCACGGCGATCTTCCTGGCGCTCGGCATCGACCCCCTCGTCACGTTCCTCGAGCGCAAGGGCGTGCCCCGCCCGCTCGCGATCCTCGTCATCTTCCTGGTGCTCCTCGGGTCCCTCGCCGGGATCCTGCTCGCGGTGATCCCCGTCGTCGTCAACCAGGCGAGCGCGCTCGTCACCCAGATCGTGCAGTACGCGCAGAGCGTCAGCGGCGACCAGTTCATCGAGAACCTGCAGTCGTTCGTCCCGCGGGAGGTCTTCGACGTGCAGAGCGGCGCGGACCAGCTCATCGAGTACCTCTCGAACGCGTCCAACGTCGCGACCATCACCGGCAACGTCCTCACGGTGGCGTTCACCATCGGCAACGCCCTCTTCGGCATGGTCGTCATCGTGATCCTCACCATGTACTTCACGGCCTCGCTGAACTCCTTCAAGAGCGGCCTCTACAAGCTGGTCCCGGCCACCCGGCGCGCGCGCTTCGCCGACATCGCCGAGCAGATCACGCAGTCGGTCGGGCGCTACGTCACCGGGCAGGTCGGGCTCGCGCTCGTGAACGGCGTCCTCAGCTTCATCTACCTCAGCATCGTGGGCGCCTCGCTGCCCGCCGTGTGGGCGTTCATCGCGTTCCTGTTCTCGCTGCTGCCCCTCGTGGGCACGATCACGGGCTCCGCGCTCATCGTGCTGGGCCAGATCGTGCTGCTGCCCGAGTCGGTGAACACGTGGATCGCCGTGGCGGTCTACTACCTCGTGTACATGCAGATCGAGGCGTACGTGCTCAGCCCGAACATCATGAACCGCGCCGTCAAGGTGCCCGGCGTCGTCGTGGTCATCGCGGCGCTCACGGGCGGCACGCTGCTCGGCGTGCTGGGCGCGCTCATCGCCGTGCCGGTCGCCGCCGCGGTGCTGCTCATCATCCGGCAGGTCGCGATCCCGCTGCAGAACGAGCGCTGA
- a CDS encoding alpha/beta hydrolase encodes MTDTAPRPITSSTELPARREDVELVTADGLRLVGELALPAGRDPVATLVTLHPLPTAGGFMDSHVLRKAALRLPALADLAVLRFNTRGTTSARGTSDGAFDGGDGERHDLAAAMDLVAARGLPAPWIVGWSFGTEVALKHGRAHPVEGAILLSPPLHRATADEVAAWHGDPRRLVILVPEHDDFLQPAEARERFASVPEAELFAVDGAKHLWVGEAQVARVLTEIVRTVNPAALPLATEWPLAR; translated from the coding sequence ATGACGGACACCGCGCCCCGCCCCATCACGAGCTCCACCGAGCTGCCGGCCCGCCGTGAGGACGTCGAGCTGGTCACCGCCGACGGGCTGCGGCTCGTGGGGGAGCTGGCGCTGCCCGCCGGCCGGGATCCGGTCGCGACGCTCGTCACGCTCCACCCGCTGCCCACGGCCGGCGGCTTCATGGACTCCCACGTCCTGCGCAAGGCCGCACTCCGGCTGCCCGCCCTGGCCGACCTGGCCGTGCTGCGCTTCAACACGCGCGGCACCACGTCGGCCCGCGGCACGAGCGACGGCGCGTTCGACGGCGGCGACGGCGAGCGGCACGACCTGGCGGCCGCCATGGACCTCGTGGCCGCGCGCGGGCTCCCGGCACCGTGGATCGTCGGCTGGTCCTTCGGCACGGAGGTCGCCCTGAAGCACGGGCGCGCCCACCCCGTGGAGGGAGCGATCCTGCTCTCGCCGCCGCTGCACCGCGCCACGGCCGACGAGGTGGCCGCCTGGCACGGTGATCCGCGCCGCCTCGTGATCCTCGTCCCCGAGCACGACGACTTCCTGCAGCCCGCGGAGGCGCGTGAGCGATTCGCGTCCGTGCCCGAGGCGGAGCTCTTCGCCGTGGACGGCGCCAAGCACCTGTGGGTGGGGGAGGCGCAGGTGGCGCGCGTCCTCACCGAGATCGTGCGCACCGTGAACCCGGCGGCGCTCCCGCTCGCGACCGAGTGGCCGCTCGCCCGCTGA